One Phaseolus vulgaris cultivar G19833 chromosome 4, P. vulgaris v2.0, whole genome shotgun sequence DNA window includes the following coding sequences:
- the LOC137836940 gene encoding uncharacterized protein produces MWSFASNCIAGTVGVKNDSSKPTQSTSECSDDETSIIGREEGLECPICWESFNIVENVPYVLWCGHTLCKNCILGLQWAVVKFPTLPVQLPLFISCPWCNLLSFRLVYRGNLKFPRKNYFLLWMVESMNGDRLKSHSPFCGDNQHHSIKDNLTMGSQVSHGNHRRGQVHHPEISNHNQYHGNTGNLLNMERLHVYIRKSLLFFVQVTAKFPLVIIFLLILLYAIPASAAILALYVLVTILFALPSFLILYFSYPSLDWLVREIIA; encoded by the coding sequence ATGTGGAGCTTTGCATCAAATTGCATTGCTGGAACTGTGGGAGTGAAAAATGATTCTTCAAAGCCTACTCAATCTACTTCAGAATGTTCCGACGACGAGACTTCTATTATAGGCAGAGAGGAAGGATTGGAATGCCCAATATGCTGGGAATCCTTCAATATTGTTGAAAACGTGCCCTATGTTTTATGGTGTGGCCATACTCTTTGTAAAAATTGCATCCTTGGATTGCAATGGGCTGTTGTGAAATTTCCAACGCTGCCTGTTCAACTTCCCCTTTTTATCTCCTGTCCGTGGTGCAACCTTCTATCTTTTCGTTTAGTTTACCGTGGAAACCTTAAATTCCCTCGCAAAAACTACTTTCTTCTCTGGATGGTTGAGAGCATGAACGGTGATAGACTGAAATCACATTCACCTTTCTGTGGTGATAACCAACACCACTCAATTAAAGACAATTTAACCATGGGAAGCCAGGTAAGCCATGGAAACCATCGGAGGGGGCAAGTTCACCATCCAGAGATATCAAATCATAATCAATATCATGGCAATACTGGTAATCTCCTCAATATGGAAAGACTCCATGTTTATATTCGGAAGTCACTGTTATTCTTTGTCCAGGTGACAGCAAAGTTCCCATTGGtcattatatttcttttaattctcTTATATGCAATACCAGCCAGTGCAGCCATTTTGGCTCTGTATGTACTTGTTACAATTCTGTTTGCCCTCCCATCTTTTCTCATTTTGTACTTCTCATATCCTAGTTTGGATTGGCTTGTCAGGGAAATTATCGCTTAA